GGGAAAAAGGTAAAAAGAAATGGACAAGTCCGGAGTCGAACCGAAGACCTCTCCCATGCTAAGGGAGCGCGCTACCAACTACGCCACATGCCCAGTATTTAATTGCCAGTAAATTGCAATATACAACCCTATCCATATCTTCTTaaatctttttaatatattacactttttgttaataaatacaaattcTATTACACATTATTCTCTCTTCGTCTTttaatatgtatattataaaactaCTTATTAACATACaaactaaaatattttatattgcAATGTTCTCTTCTGTATTTGGTATGTATCTACGTATATCGCTAATGTTCTCTCTTAACTTAAAACTCTATCTAGATTATCATTATTCTCAAGAATATCCATGGTTTTGATATTGTTCAGAACATTACTCTTACTTGTTTCAGTGATTGACCCATCACACATTATCATTTCGtctaatatattatatgctttctcaaaattgaaaattatatcCAATTCACAAACATTACCAAAATATGTATCCATAGTCTCTACATATCTATGAACGATCTCCAAAGTCAATAATTCATTGTCAGAGTTTTGACTTATACCACatatgaaatataaacTCGCGTATCTTCGATAGACTACCTTATGATCACCATATTCAACTATATTGCacatcttcttcttacGTGCTAGTATTATCGACGTTAATGCCTTCACTATCTTTGTCTTCTCTTTGGCAGCAATTGCAGTGTACCATTTCTGTAATCTTAACTTCCCTTGTCGAGAGATTAATAGCATATATTTGATGTTTGCCATCTTGTTTGGTTTGTGTGTTTCGTTCGTGGGACGTTTCGTTAGCTCGATGCTGTTTCTCACTGATAAGTACAAATATGAACGTATCCAAATGCGTAATATATACGGTGACTGTTGAGTGGTTTTTCtttataaatatgaaaaCAATTCTCTTTCTCTCTTTATTGTAAGTtcagtatatttttttgaatctcgtttttttcatcattcacatgatatatttacatatttaaaaaatacaaatattgAACCATATATAGTCTGCTAGCACCTGAACTATATAATCTACAATTCAGTGAGGAGTAGTAATAGGTAACAAGTATTAGATtagatattgatttttaCAAAAAAGAGAAACTAATCGGCTTTGCCATTCTGGTTTCCTAAATTTAGTGATGTCATCCCAATTGACAATCAGATATTGTTACATCAACAACTAAGCAttacaataaatttagGGCCTTTTGAACTTCGATAAATACTTCCATATTAGAATTGTCTTTGGAAATTATTAAGCattcattgaaaatatcTACCTTGTTTCGCTTATAAAAACATAGTATAGTAATCTATAGCAAGAAATGGTAAAAGCCTAagaaattatcaattttttttccatgtgaaatttttacttatctatttaaaattaaatatctaTTCTATTTAATCGTCATCTTCTTCGACAGGTGGTACCCAAGGAGCAGGTTTAAAGAATTCTTGGTCCTTGATAACGTCGTTCTTGAATTTCTCTCGGTCATCACAGAATTCTAATAGATATTCTAACTCCAATTCATGACATTGTCTACCTAAAAGAACTAGAGAATGCAATGGCTCGCCGGAATCATATTCGGACAATTCCTTAATGGTACCGGATTTGAAGGTTTGTCTATCAGAACCCAACCTGCTAATAGCAACAGCTGGTGTGTCAGGAGTATAAGCTTTGGTACCTTTAACTTCTTCAATCTCAAGTAGTTGCTCACAGCATTGTGAAATTGACATGTAACGTGGAGGTTCGTAAATTAATCGACCACGGGCCATGTTTTCAATACTTTGTTCTTTTACCTTTATGTCTAATAACACCAAAGTGTGTAAACCAATCTTTCTGTTTTCTAGGATTTTTTCATACCACGAGTCAGGTCTCCAACTATCAGTGAAAAAAACCATTGAAATTGTTTGACCAAAATTGTATAATTGTAAGCCACAAGCACCTACAGCATTCATGACAGAAGCGTTATGAATTATTTCCACAGGGATATTTTCACGTTTAGCTCTTAATACCAAGTCAGTGTGAGTGGTAGCACCGAATGGATCACCAACAACTAAGAATGCAACATCTTTTTCCCTAGCATCTCTTAAAATAATCTCAGAACCCGTCTCGACCAGTTCTCTATCAGCCAATATAACTTCACTGCCATAATATTCTTCCAACTCTTCCTTAGAAGCAGCCATTAGAATACTAGTGTAATGTTCTAAATAAACAGCAGAACATTTTCTAACAGCTTCTAAACCACGAACTGTGATATCAGATTTGTATGATAACCCCAGACCGATCAAATATAACATTTTGCCTTTGGATTTGATTGGgagataatatatattttctttttaagGTTCTCAgtgtaataatattactatTGCAACTAAAATCAGTTAACTTTATATAACTTACTTGTCTGATGAGTTGTgcatattttaatttaagATTCAATGTAAAACCTTTTTCCAGAAAATTTTCAGCGAGCGTCAGTGAACTTTCCACtatgtaataatatagaattaatagaaattatgtaataatattattaacattataTTGAACAGTTAACTATATGTCATTGTCATTCTTcctattattattattattattataataataataataataataatactatCCAATTCgttattgttttaatgtgttatgttatttaatgttgatgataattgatttattatatacttAATTGTTGTCATATACATATTCGCTCTTTGCGACTATACCTATTTTTAATCTCGTTagtttatatttgatgaattctTTTATAGAAATTTCATCTaaactttttattttacaattgaCCATTTGTTcttgtaaattttttttgtcaCGTAAGATATTTGTGTTATGAGAGTTCAAAGTTACATCATTCAGTGTCTGATTTCTTGGTgttataattatttcattttcctTTTCTGAGGTACAGTGATAATTTCTCTTATAAGGAAGACTTTCACTTCTGTTATATGAAGTATTATTGGAAGAGACTAAATTATATGTAGGCTTTAATGTAGAACTTGGTAGGGAGgtctttaaatttaaaatattaatttcattatttttttggaGACTTATCTCTTTAACGACCAGATCATCATCAGTGAATATTATAGGATCGTCTGAAGATTCAAAAATGTTACCGAATAAAGCACTACCCCCACTGATATTAGCATCACTTGATAAAAGTGAATTGTAATTTGGTTTCAAATTTACGCTCTTAGAATATTCAGTGGCAGTAGAAAACAAGCTGGATGGTTTACaaattgaaacattttCACATTTTTCGTCTTTATATTGATCATCGTTATCAAAAGTATATggaaataatttaacttcttctttatttttatattgaaatgtaatatttattttatgttttgtctttaatagttttatgtcattgtttgaaaaattataatttccTAAATCAGAGGGCACTGTCATAaacataaaattataaaagtTAAACcttttaatttgatttccatatttattgattaaCTCTAAAGTATTTTCGTTTCTTATATTAggaatatcaaattttacATCAGGAACTTCATATGGAAATGAACTAATTTCTGAATGGAATTTAAACAAAATCTTTTGTAAAGtgtttaaattttcaaaattatctaaGTCAGAGGACATGTTAGGCACTAAACTTATTATCAGATTCTTAAcgttttcaaatattttaattctCAAATATCGATATTCTTTTCTTAAATCTTTTACCTGTTTACATAActcaatttgaaatatataatattctttatattttatcgGCGATAAAAAGTCAGGTTCAACTAAATATAGTGTTGGACAACGAATTATAACATCATAAGCCTGTTTCATTTGGTTATTACAAAGggttaaatataaaaactgTTCCAATTGTGACTCATCCATAAAGAATACAGCATCTGGCACATTTAAATCCAAAGATTCGAATTCACGGATTATAAATTCTAATTTACTTTGAATTGTCTTCTCatcataaaatttcattaaaatgGTACATTGacttaaaaatatatcattaatcTCTTTATACCTTGTTAAGCTGGAATAATCGATGAACATCTTGGCTTAACTATTTGTTAATTCTGCTTTACATTTAATTaacatttaatatatttaaatgaaaacaaaactttatattatttatatcagcaataatattgtatatAATAAGAAGTTAACTTAGTCGgccattatttttattttgaatgttCATAATACCCTTCTGATGGTGTGgataatttataatgaCACAAAAATTATCCATCTCGATGACATGAATTTTTAACTAGAAAATATACCCTTATCACGTCAGAATGTACACTAATACAATAACATcccaaaatatttaatctgTATTAACTATAGAATACCAGAATTAACTAAAGATTGATCTCACTATCACATTAATTTTACTAGTGATGAATATGTCCAATTGATTTCATAATTATGCCATTAACGCTTTTTAATAGCGTAATTATTGGCTTGACACTTATCTTTCGATTCTCGGCATCAAGAACTCGCAAATTAggtatttattatatatataaaaaatatttacataGTTACTTCAATAGTGAacctttttttttcaacagtaaaattaaaaagataGTCTGAGATTTCGATAGAAGATCGTTTTAGTATTGATTAAAAGTTTTACACTTGCAACAACCAAAGCTATGCTCTTATAATggtttttaaattaaacaattcaTTACTTTTCACTGCTAAACGGGTAATAAACTTGAATTCCAAGAGGTTGTCCTCTGATGCCACCACGAGACCTGCTACTATAAAGAGACTACGTTTATCGAAGACACAGATAGCTTTTGGATTAGCAACTAGTGTTggaattattgaatataatactAATGATACTTTTCATGCTTTTGTTAGACATGTTGGACTTACAACTAAACGTTCTGGCATCGTAGCTCAAGCCACTGTTCGTTGCTTTTACGATTACAGgaaaactttaaataataaatatgagACCCaagaagaatattataatgCACTTGATGCATGTCATCTTAGATGCGCCTTAATTACGTTGGATGCACTGCGTCAAAATGGTGGTATTTACATCAAGCTTGGTCAACATATTAGTGCCATGACATACTTATTACCACCTCAGTGGACTGATACAATGATTCCTCTGCAAGACCATTGCCCTAAATCGACCatagaagaaattgataacATGTTTAAACATGACCTAAAAATGGGAAtagatgaaatatttagtGAATTTAATCCAGAGCCAATAGGTGTTGCATCATTAGCACAAGTTCATACAGCAACGTTAAATGACACAAATGACAGAGTTGCAGTTAAGTGCCAGCATCCttctttaaaagaattCATTCCATTGGACATAATGTTAACCCAACTTGTATTTAATTTACTGGATGTATTTTTTCCAGAATATCCTTTGACCTGGCTAGGTGATGAATTGCAAACATCAATCTATGTGGAGATCAACTTTGAAAAAGAAGCAAAAAATGCTATTGATACTCAGAATTATTTCGCTAAATACAAGAAACAGACTGCCTTAAGAATTCCAAACGTTATTTCCGCACATAAGagaatattaataatggaATATATAACGGGTAGAAGACTAGATGATCTTCAATATTTGGacgaaaataatatatccAGGGCAGAAGTTTCTTCTTGCTTGTcacatatatttaataatatgatTTTTACGCCAAATGTAGGAATTCACTGTGATCCCCATGGTGGAAATTTAGCAATAAGAGCTTGTAAATATGGCAGTTCTTCCAATCCTCATAATTTTGagattatattatatgacCACGGATTATACAGACATCCTACAACTGAGATGAGGAGAGATTATGCAAAATTTTGGTTGGCATTGTTTGATCAAGATCAagataaaatgaaattttatgCAA
The sequence above is drawn from the Tetrapisispora phaffii CBS 4417 chromosome 2, complete genome genome and encodes:
- the CQD2 gene encoding Cqd2p (similar to Saccharomyces cerevisiae YLR253W; ancestral locus Anc_1.383), yielding MVFKLNNSLLFTAKRVINLNSKRLSSDATTRPATIKRLRLSKTQIAFGLATSVGIIEYNTNDTFHAFVRHVGLTTKRSGIVAQATVRCFYDYRKTLNNKYETQEEYYNALDACHLRCALITLDALRQNGGIYIKLGQHISAMTYLLPPQWTDTMIPLQDHCPKSTIEEIDNMFKHDLKMGIDEIFSEFNPEPIGVASLAQVHTATLNDTNDRVAVKCQHPSLKEFIPLDIMLTQLVFNLLDVFFPEYPLTWLGDELQTSIYVEINFEKEAKNAIDTQNYFAKYKKQTALRIPNVISAHKRILIMEYITGRRLDDLQYLDENNISRAEVSSCLSHIFNNMIFTPNVGIHCDPHGGNLAIRACKYGSSSNPHNFEIILYDHGLYRHPTTEMRRDYAKFWLALFDQDQDKMKFYAKRFAHINDKQFPLFAAAITGRSIDTALNYDISSSRSKNEIDVMSKGILKGNFLTNLMSILATIPRIVLLILKTNDLTRHLDECLQNPLGPERTFLIMTQYCSKTVYDEDCEEINKLNIRWSWSWTLSHILAWLNYEKRVKKLVLYDIALWWKQNIMTML
- the TPHA0B03590 gene encoding uncharacterized protein (ancestral locus Anc_1.385), coding for MFIDYSSLTRYKEINDIFLSQCTILMKFYDEKTIQSKLEFIIREFESLDLNVPDAVFFMDESQLEQFLYLTLCNNQMKQAYDVIIRCPTLYLVEPDFLSPIKYKEYYIFQIELCKQVKDLRKEYRYLRIKIFENVKNLIISLVPNMSSDLDNFENLNTLQKILFKFHSEISSFPYEVPDVKFDIPNIRNENTLELINKYGNQIKRFNFYNFMFMTVPSDLGNYNFSNNDIKLLKTKHKINITFQYKNKEEVKLFPYTFDNDDQYKDEKCENVSICKPSSLFSTATEYSKSVNLKPNYNSLLSSDANISGGSALFGNIFESSDDPIIFTDDDLVVKEISLQKNNEINILNLKTSLPSSTLKPTYNLVSSNNTSYNRSESLPYKRNYHCTSEKENEIIITPRNQTLNDVTLNSHNTNILRDKKNLQEQMVNCKIKSLDEISIKEFIKYKLTRLKIGIVAKSEYVYDNN
- the DPH5 gene encoding diphthine synthase (similar to Saccharomyces cerevisiae DPH5 (YLR172C); ancestral locus Anc_1.387); its protein translation is MLYLIGLGLSYKSDITVRGLEAVRKCSAVYLEHYTSILMAASKEELEEYYGSEVILADRELVETGSEIILRDAREKDVAFLVVGDPFGATTHTDLVLRAKRENIPVEIIHNASVMNAVGACGLQLYNFGQTISMVFFTDSWRPDSWYEKILENRKIGLHTLVLLDIKVKEQSIENMARGRLIYEPPRYMSISQCCEQLLEIEEVKGTKAYTPDTPAVAISRLGSDRQTFKSGTIKELSEYDSGEPLHSLVLLGRQCHELELEYLLEFCDDREKFKNDVIKDQEFFKPAPWVPPVEEDDD
- the APS1 gene encoding Aps1p (similar to Saccharomyces cerevisiae APS1 (YLR170C); ancestral locus Anc_1.388); its protein translation is MANIKYMLLISRQGKLRLQKWYTAIAAKEKTKIVKALTSIILARKKKMCNIVEYGDHKVVYRRYASLYFICGISQNSDNELLTLEIVHRYVETMDTYFGNVCELDIIFNFEKAYNILDEMIMCDGSITETSKSNVLNNIKTMDILENNDNLDRVLS